The Pseudomonadota bacterium genome includes a window with the following:
- a CDS encoding AAA family ATPase: protein MRIEQLRIRNYRALQDVTLTDLPPLAVFVGRNGTGKSTLFDVFGFLRDALQHNVRQALARRGGYREVVSRGREGQDIEFELKFREEPSNPLVTYELHVGLNAKQDPIVKRELLKYRRGQYGRPWHFLDFREGTGQAVVNEDEYGRQGARERREEQNLDAPDILAIKGLGQFQRFRQVASFRKMIENWHVSDFHIAEARPSQEAGYAEHLSAHGDNLPLVAQYLYERHPEVFRRVLSTMQARVPGVSQVDPVETADGRLVLKFQDGSFKDPFIARYVSDGTIKMFAYLILLYDPQPHPILCVEEPENQLYPELLVELAEEFRQYTVRGGQVFASTHSPDFLNGTALEEIFWLEKSAGYPRVRRARDDEQLAALVAEGDLPGMLWRQGVLHGSGPRASEAAP from the coding sequence ATGCGGATCGAACAGCTCCGGATACGCAACTACCGCGCACTTCAAGACGTAACCCTCACCGACCTGCCGCCGCTCGCCGTGTTCGTGGGCCGCAACGGCACGGGCAAGTCCACGCTCTTCGACGTCTTTGGCTTCTTGCGCGACGCCCTGCAGCACAACGTGCGGCAGGCGTTGGCGCGCCGGGGCGGCTACCGCGAGGTCGTGTCGCGAGGCCGCGAAGGCCAGGACATCGAGTTCGAGCTGAAGTTTCGCGAAGAGCCAAGCAACCCCCTGGTCACCTACGAGCTGCACGTGGGGCTCAACGCCAAGCAGGACCCGATCGTCAAGCGCGAGCTCCTGAAGTACCGGCGCGGCCAGTACGGCCGGCCCTGGCACTTCCTCGACTTTCGCGAAGGCACCGGCCAGGCCGTAGTCAACGAGGACGAGTACGGCCGCCAGGGCGCGCGGGAGCGCCGTGAAGAGCAGAACCTGGACGCGCCCGATATCCTTGCGATCAAAGGGCTCGGCCAGTTCCAGCGTTTTCGCCAAGTCGCCAGCTTTCGCAAAATGATCGAGAACTGGCACGTCTCCGACTTCCACATCGCCGAGGCGCGACCAAGCCAGGAAGCAGGCTACGCCGAGCACCTCTCCGCCCACGGAGACAACCTGCCGCTGGTAGCGCAGTACCTGTACGAGCGCCACCCGGAAGTCTTCCGGCGTGTGCTTTCCACCATGCAAGCGCGCGTACCCGGCGTGAGCCAGGTCGACCCGGTAGAAACGGCCGACGGCAGGCTGGTGCTCAAGTTTCAGGACGGCTCGTTCAAGGACCCTTTTATCGCGCGTTACGTGTCCGACGGCACGATCAAGATGTTCGCCTACTTGATCCTGCTCTACGACCCCCAACCCCACCCCATCCTGTGCGTCGAAGAGCCCGAGAACCAGCTCTATCCCGAGCTCCTGGTCGAGCTCGCCGAAGAGTTCCGGCAATACACCGTGCGCGGCGGCCAAGTCTTCGCCTCCACCCACTCACCCGACTTCTTGAACGGTACCGCCCTCGAGGAGATCTTCTGGCTGGAGAAGTCGGCCGGCTACCCGCGGGTCCGCCGGGCGCGGGACGACGAACAGCTCGCGGCGCTGGTGGCCGAAGGCGATCTGCCCGGCATGCTGTGGCGCCAAGGCGTGCTTCATGGCAGCGGGCCTCGGGCCAGCGAAGCCGCGCCGTAA